One genomic window of Euleptes europaea isolate rEulEur1 chromosome 10, rEulEur1.hap1, whole genome shotgun sequence includes the following:
- the CEP68 gene encoding centrosomal protein of 68 kDa, translating into MVLDSEKSPFDARLSAKAKGCGRWNYSGIEREYPKSVWKVRQFSDAADEKPSPQGTEAEEPIAVEGAGCAVPALSQKNPNHHKVSLMPSNRFCERKAKYVVRKPLVGKTACKDDVRPRLSRLGLYPEDQQIKTAECSNSAWLLRGVSEPRAVLPSSTMDSKHHSTSVDSLHCLEADCKSQTAFTYSSTPKPLPGKRASLSDASMPLFPTTRLSPELSEDSDFEQHEWTRSKSFSASGALPSFEAFTSQCLHRLSDPKETSMAGIRKRISVNGCSAAGQVRNMSPFQADYWACAIPDSLPPSPDRQSPHWNPNKEYEDLLDYTYPIRPKYKLAKTLKYGMRDSSIHDSGIDLDSLPISPESTLNSTSVPGQEHQTTGIQTAQKFRSLSKKTECSAPVSYSGLSPIGKVSFADGGPSVDRTIFSREPAQALPLRNAGPGSSDSTNIEKQRWQAREHNCITRDTGKHDCNLRRVATGGFIRSTRMLPLQNECGSDEEYLPLPPRLKELERLAQQLTDLSLTIRKPVHGHLEDAFASIGVNGEHLPLEVHGGDGSQWEIDCDSCRAGSSQECSEEDLLSNQGYEDCVNTHKDTANADTRDFVETDCFKTGSEHQKEGEDHHEDSLAQRIKIFCCRLEELIRWLRKIAEITDNWMPPKPDVESVKASLQSYLALKKDLASHQALTEGVLQDGERLLRNMASSSPVLQRTLALISKQSCELESNADLFYQSILGALDTLDAGLSESRDTLQPAGPTEASKWLMSATR; encoded by the exons ATGGTGTTGGAttcagaaaaatctccttttgatGCTCGGTTGAGCGCCAAAGCCAAGGGCTGTGGTAGGTGGAACTACAGTGGGATCGAGAGGGAGTATCCCAAGTCAGTGTGGAAGGTTCGTCAGTTCTCTGACGCGGCAGATGAAAAACCCTCGCCTCAAGGAACTGAGGCCGAAGAGCCCATAGCTGTAGAAGGAGCCGGTTGTGCAGTTCCCGCCCTTTCCCAGAAGAATCCAAACCACCATAAAGTGTCTTTAATGCCTTCTAACAGGTTTTGCGAGAGAAAAGCAAAATACGTGGTGAGGAAGCCGCTAGTCGGCAAGACCGCTTGCAAAGATGATGTACGTCCTCGTTTGAGCAGACTCGGTTTATACCCCGAAGACCAGCAG ATAAAAACAGCGGAGTGCTCAAATTCTGCTTGGCTGCTTCGAGGTGTGTCAGAACCCCGCGCGGTTCTTCCAAGCTCCACCATGGATTCTAAACATCACAGCACCTCCGTTGATTCCCTCCACTGCCTTGAGGCTGACTGTAAGAGCCAGACAGCATTCACATATTCGTCCACTCCAAAACCTTTGCCTGGTAAAAGAGCTTCTCTTTCGGATGCCTCAATGCCGTTATTTCCTACGACTCGCCTTTCTCCCGAACTTTCCGAGGACAGTGATTTTGAGCAGCACGAATGGACAAGGTCGAAAAGCTTCTCGGCTTCTGGGGCTCTTCCATCCTTTGAAGCATTTACCTCTCAGTGTCTGCACAGACTGTCTGACCCCAAAGAAACCTCCATGGCAGGCATACGCAAGCGAATTTCTGTGAATGGGTGTTCAGCAGCTGGACAAGTAAGGAATATGTCCCCCTTCCAGGCGGATTACTGGGCGTGTGCCATCCCCGATTCCCTTCCGCCATCCCCAGACCGCCAATCCCCCCACTGGAACCCCAATAAAGAATACGAGGACTTGCTTGATTATACCTATCCCATCAGGCCAAAATACAAACTTGCCAAGACCCTCAAGTACGGGATGCGTGATTCCTCCATCCACGATTCGGGGATTGACCTCGACAGCCTTCCCATTTCACCAGAGAGTACCTTGAACTCCACGAGTGTGCCAGGTCAAGAGCATCAAACTACAGGGATCCAGACTGCACAGAAATTTCGGAGCCTTTCGAAAAAGACCGAATGTTCAGCTCCAGTGTCTTACTCTGGACTTTCGCCAATTGGGAAAGTATCCTTTGCAGATGGCGGTCCTTCAGTTGATAGAACCATtttttctagagagccagcacAAGCGTTGCCTCTTAGAAACGCAGGACCTGGTTCATCTGATTCAACCAACATAGAGAAGCAACGTTGGCAAGCGAGAGAACATAACTGTATTACAAGGGACACTGGCAAACACGACTGCAACTTAAGGAGAGTTGCTACCGGTGGCTTCATACGTTCCACAAGAATGTTGCCATTACAGAACGAATGTGGTAGCGACGAGGAGTACCTCCCCCTTCCGCCACGACTCAAGGAATTAGAGAGATTGGCTCAGCAGCTGACGGATCTCTCGCTCACGATAAGGAAACCCGTGCATGGCCACTTAGAAGATGCTTTCGCGTCCATCGGGGTGAATGGAGAGCACCTTCCTCTGGAGGTTCACGGAGGTGACGGGAGCCAGTGGGAAATAGACTGCGATTCTTGTCGTGCGGGGAGCTCTCAGGAATGCAGCGAGGAAGACCTGCTGAGCAACCAAGGCTATGAGGATTGTGTAAACACGCACAAAGATACTGCTAACGCTGACACAAGGGATTTTGTGGAGACAGACTGCTTCAAGACTGGAAGTGAGCatcagaaggaaggggaggaccATCATGAAGATTCTCTTGCACAGCGTATAAAG ATATTTTGCTGTCGACTAGAAGAGCTGATCCGTTGGCTGCGCAAGATAGCGGAAATTACTGACAACTGGATGCCGCCCAAGCCAGATGTTGAAAGTGTGAAGGCGTCATTACAAAGTTACCTG GCGTTGAAAAAGGACTTAGCCAGCCACCAAGCGCTGACAGAAGGGGTCTTGCAAGATGGGGAAAGGCTCCTTCGAAATATGGCATCCAGTTCACCCG TTCTGCAGCGAACCCTCGCTTTGATCTCGAAACAATCCTGCGAGCTTGAAAGCAACGCCGACCTCTTCTACCAGTCGATCCTGGGAGCGCTGGACACGTTGGATGCCGGCTTGAGTGAGAGCCGCGACACTCTGCAGCCGGCCGGCCCAACCGAGGCGTCGAAATGG TTAATGTCAGCCACGCGTTAA